In Prosthecochloris sp. GSB1, the following proteins share a genomic window:
- a CDS encoding DUF3363 domain-containing protein has product MNNQDDLPIYRPKVGGRTRKEKVPVPGAHARKAISPARGGYIRRGHRPAHVKAAGLGSRKVIVKARVVKMNAYGKKAAQLHEKYLQRDHVGKDGSEGRFYGPEEDMQKLEAQPLFQGEQHQFRFIISPADAHELELTRFTTDLMQQMEQDIGREVYWKAVNHYNTDNPHVHVIIRGLGKDGKELRIDPDYISKGLRYRAQEQVTRELGMQPQWEAEQALTKEIGKNRFTSLDARLSRFEQNGSIDIGNYPEKSGQRIMQGRLLSRMQTLERYGLAKKHSARQWRMQDGWENNLKEMGRHQDIFQEMHQVVGGDVSRYRIHDKQHHHEPVQGRLAAKGLADELGDRYFFIVEAPSGTAYYVQLDKGVDPEQYRKGDIITIRSGKETWLKTSDRIIAEQASGNDGRYDRNRHLKEIKDQTVAVGNGRVGREDFVAALENRLRRLQRFQLAKLLQDGTWQVDPALIEKLQQLDKDKPVNRMEVQRETDLSLHDQVSYRGRTWLDRFTAEPEQAGMARYGFGKELGNAVQRRIGLLRELGIDPMDPARAKALDQVEKRDLAQDIAKQTGGHYKEITHGGKVAGVMTSTGRLPSGKQYAQVYDPKSKEFSMVPWRKEYERLTGKTVELTRTSTGRFFMRQMERGIGR; this is encoded by the coding sequence ATGAACAATCAAGACGATCTGCCGATCTACCGACCGAAGGTTGGAGGAAGAACCCGAAAGGAAAAAGTCCCTGTTCCGGGTGCGCATGCAAGAAAAGCAATCAGCCCGGCAAGAGGCGGGTATATCAGAAGAGGGCATCGGCCGGCGCACGTGAAAGCTGCAGGGCTGGGGTCAAGGAAAGTCATTGTCAAGGCGCGGGTGGTAAAGATGAACGCCTATGGAAAAAAGGCGGCACAACTGCATGAGAAATATCTGCAACGCGATCATGTTGGCAAGGATGGTTCCGAAGGCCGGTTTTACGGGCCGGAAGAAGATATGCAGAAACTCGAAGCACAACCATTGTTCCAGGGTGAGCAGCATCAGTTCCGGTTCATCATTTCACCAGCCGATGCCCATGAACTTGAGCTTACCCGGTTTACCACTGATCTGATGCAGCAGATGGAACAGGATATCGGGCGTGAGGTGTACTGGAAAGCCGTGAACCATTACAACACGGATAATCCCCATGTCCATGTCATTATCCGGGGGCTTGGAAAAGACGGCAAAGAGTTGCGGATCGATCCTGATTATATCTCGAAAGGGCTTCGTTACAGGGCGCAGGAACAGGTGACGCGCGAGCTTGGTATGCAGCCGCAGTGGGAAGCAGAACAGGCCCTGACAAAAGAGATAGGAAAAAACCGCTTTACCTCACTTGATGCAAGGTTGTCAAGATTTGAGCAGAATGGCAGCATCGATATCGGCAATTACCCGGAAAAAAGCGGTCAGCGAATCATGCAGGGAAGGCTGCTCAGCCGGATGCAAACACTGGAACGATATGGTTTGGCCAAAAAGCACTCTGCCCGGCAATGGAGAATGCAGGATGGCTGGGAAAATAACCTGAAAGAAATGGGGCGGCATCAGGACATTTTTCAGGAGATGCATCAGGTGGTTGGCGGTGATGTATCCCGGTACAGAATCCATGACAAACAGCATCACCACGAACCTGTTCAAGGCAGGCTTGCTGCCAAAGGCTTGGCAGACGAACTGGGCGACCGGTATTTCTTCATTGTTGAAGCGCCTTCCGGTACAGCATACTACGTTCAACTTGATAAAGGCGTCGATCCCGAACAGTATCGGAAGGGGGACATTATCACCATACGTTCCGGGAAAGAAACCTGGCTGAAAACATCCGACCGCATCATTGCCGAACAGGCATCGGGAAACGATGGCAGATATGATCGGAACCGGCATCTCAAGGAGATAAAGGACCAGACAGTAGCTGTTGGCAACGGCAGGGTTGGCAGGGAGGATTTTGTTGCAGCTCTTGAAAATCGGTTGCGACGCCTGCAGCGTTTCCAGCTTGCAAAGCTCCTGCAGGATGGGACATGGCAGGTTGATCCAGCACTGATTGAAAAACTGCAGCAATTGGACAAAGACAAACCGGTCAATCGTATGGAGGTTCAGAGAGAAACCGATCTTTCCCTGCATGACCAGGTTTCCTATCGGGGCCGTACCTGGCTGGACCGCTTCACAGCAGAACCGGAACAAGCCGGTATGGCACGGTATGGTTTCGGCAAGGAACTGGGCAATGCAGTTCAAAGAAGGATTGGATTGCTCCGTGAGCTTGGTATCGACCCGATGGACCCGGCACGGGCAAAAGCGCTTGATCAGGTGGAGAAACGTGACCTTGCGCAGGACATCGCCAAACAAACAGGAGGACACTACAAGGAGATCACACACGGCGGAAAAGTTGCCGGGGTGATGACAAGCACAGGCCGCCTGCCCAGCGGCAAGCAGTACGCGCAGGTTTATGATCCGAAATCAAAAGAGTTTTCCATGGTACCATGGCGCAAGGAGTATGAACGGCTGACAGGAAAAACTGTGGAGCTGACAAGAACAAGCACAGGAAGATTTTTCATGCGGCAGATGGAACGAGGCATCGGGAGGTGA
- the traF gene encoding conjugative transfer signal peptidase TraF: MVHLRSFRPLFFTGLVVGSIATVCSLFAQPLIIYNATDSLPHGIYRVIKQQTYERGDLIVFPVPERVRSLVIERGWLKPDSYLIKPVAAINGDNVWITCGQVFVNGMSFGVIKKQDRKGLPLPSLVINDTLSAGEIAVLQRSDDSFDSRYFGPIDESQIIGRAVTIWVFYETDNGNSQTMANMKERYVQNENCGSAR; encoded by the coding sequence ATGGTGCATCTGAGATCATTTCGACCATTGTTTTTCACAGGGTTGGTTGTTGGTTCTATTGCCACCGTCTGTTCATTATTTGCTCAGCCGTTGATCATCTACAATGCAACCGACAGTCTGCCACACGGGATTTACCGGGTCATCAAACAGCAAACCTATGAACGGGGTGACCTGATTGTTTTCCCGGTTCCTGAACGGGTTCGAAGTCTTGTTATTGAGCGCGGCTGGCTGAAGCCAGATAGCTATCTCATCAAACCGGTTGCAGCAATTAATGGGGATAACGTGTGGATAACATGTGGACAAGTTTTTGTTAACGGAATGTCATTTGGGGTGATAAAAAAGCAGGACAGGAAGGGATTACCGCTGCCATCTCTTGTCATTAATGACACACTTTCAGCAGGAGAAATCGCGGTGCTTCAGCGCAGTGATGACAGCTTTGATTCCCGCTATTTCGGGCCGATTGATGAGAGTCAAATTATCGGGAGGGCAGTGACGATCTGGGTGTTCTACGAAACCGATAACGGCAATTCTCAAACGATGGCCAATATGAAGGAGAGGTACGTTCAGAATGAAAACTGTGGTAGTGCAAGATAA
- a CDS encoding ribbon-helix-helix domain-containing protein, whose product MKKKSTLADALLQHSDHVNQKEKTPSKQSTSHSYIAPVRRGKKAVTGWFEPDVVRQLKLLGIEQNMTIQDLMKEALNDLFSKYNKAQIA is encoded by the coding sequence ATGAAGAAGAAATCAACCCTTGCTGATGCGCTCCTGCAGCATTCTGATCATGTTAATCAGAAGGAAAAAACACCCTCAAAACAGAGCACATCACACTCCTATATCGCTCCGGTTCGCAGAGGAAAAAAAGCGGTCACCGGATGGTTTGAACCGGATGTTGTCCGGCAACTGAAGCTGCTTGGTATAGAGCAAAACATGACCATCCAGGATTTGATGAAAGAAGCCTTGAATGATCTCTTTTCCAAGTACAACAAAGCGCAAATCGCCTGA
- the parA gene encoding ParA family partition ATPase: MKTIAIISQKGGAGKTTIALNLAVAAAQFGHQSLVIDIDPQSSAKGWHDLRTEELPVVISAQVSRLNALLETARKNGAKLTIIDTAPHSESAALAAARVADLVLIPCRPSLLDLKAITTSIDLAALAKTPALAVLNTVPVRGSLKQEAEAVMQGYGLEILPAHLGHRIAFVHSLTAGQSVLEYEPSGKAAEEIRALYISVCRSARWSSLLKPACS, encoded by the coding sequence ATGAAAACCATTGCAATCATATCCCAGAAAGGCGGTGCGGGGAAAACCACGATCGCACTGAACCTGGCAGTGGCTGCGGCACAGTTCGGCCATCAGTCACTGGTAATCGATATTGATCCACAATCAAGTGCAAAAGGATGGCATGATCTCCGAACAGAAGAACTACCGGTGGTTATTTCCGCTCAGGTGTCCAGGCTGAATGCATTGCTTGAAACAGCAAGGAAAAACGGTGCAAAGCTGACTATTATCGACACTGCTCCCCACTCAGAATCAGCAGCACTTGCAGCAGCTCGCGTAGCTGATCTGGTGCTTATCCCTTGCCGACCATCGCTGCTCGATCTGAAGGCAATCACAACATCAATCGACCTTGCGGCGCTTGCAAAAACACCAGCCTTGGCTGTATTGAATACCGTGCCGGTTCGTGGCTCTCTGAAACAGGAAGCTGAAGCTGTTATGCAGGGATATGGCCTTGAGATTTTGCCTGCACATCTCGGGCACCGGATAGCATTTGTGCATTCACTGACGGCAGGACAGTCAGTGCTCGAATATGAACCTTCTGGTAAAGCGGCGGAGGAAATACGTGCTCTCTATATATCGGTGTGCCGTTCAGCGCGGTGGTCGTCATTGCTTAAACCTGCCTGCTCATGA
- a CDS encoding helix-turn-helix domain-containing protein: MEYSDSPQLVSDDKMIFAMRMIIRQEIARALLSEEKDQLLTVSEAADLLRLSVHTIYSLVQKNQIPYMKKTKRLYFSEKELTEWLENGRVYSQSEREKAVDSYLVKHRSGRTKIKH; encoded by the coding sequence ATGGAATATTCAGACTCCCCCCAGCTCGTATCCGATGACAAAATGATTTTTGCGATGCGGATGATTATCCGTCAGGAAATCGCACGTGCTTTGCTGAGCGAGGAAAAAGACCAGCTTCTTACCGTTTCCGAAGCCGCAGATCTTCTCAGGCTTTCTGTCCACACCATTTATTCACTGGTCCAGAAAAACCAGATACCCTACATGAAGAAGACCAAGCGGTTGTATTTCTCCGAAAAGGAATTGACGGAGTGGCTGGAGAACGGTCGTGTGTACTCTCAATCAGAAAGAGAAAAGGCCGTTGATTCATACCTGGTCAAACATCGTTCTGGACGCACCAAGATTAAACATTAG